The following proteins come from a genomic window of Takifugu rubripes chromosome 11, fTakRub1.2, whole genome shotgun sequence:
- the il10ra gene encoding interleukin-10 receptor subunit alpha — MIHLGILEMNARITAPFFVFLTICVSRVSGLIVPSPENLTLDIWDGEATAFWISPKNAPLDFRYNVEMAIYSKPWEKVVNCTGITHTYCDLSGLIHDYTRVYKVQVQLVAGQSSSIWIKKKILLNTSNLRPPTFTVYPTSSSLTVHVHKKNILSILFPYGVIYTINLEQRGEDEKNKSELKVVDQTSATFGSLRQKAEYCVSVKVEDKSSKARSRVSPKQCVVLPEQEWYIIKWTSLSILAMLVCASITAASFLCYLRRPAKTPAVLKMPVSNWLPLSVGEGTMEVVTDKGWFLSSDRPEGKNPVEFPVTSETPKETKVEERRTSLDSGVSMEPSTVETGQGNSPGRHDDSGCGSLSGSDSSTSNQSEWRSRDGNAGMGMDSRVDVDCQLHLSSMNLEVQDSTSPKATLVFGNYRSQSPSAATIDVRDKVFESTLCHPILAEVVSGYRAPLQVCLCSGAGQCTWCHKQGLSGRGVIGQYRATCTDNGLHSCKQDSVDSCNAMTFLSYPQKTHMDSFAVEDISAFISQESLPMLTALASQDINMNFSLSLCDVQMAAD, encoded by the exons ATGATTCATTTGGGGATTTTAGAAATGAATGCAAGAATCACGGCACCGTTTTTTGTCTTCCTGACCATTTGTGTGAGCCGTGTTTCAG GACTGATTGTACCGTCACCTGAGAATCTGACGTTGGATATTTGGGATGGGGAGGCGACAGCCTTCTGGATCAGTCCCAAAAACGCTCCCTTAGACTTCCGCTACAATGTCGAAATGGCAAT TTACTCTAAGCCGTGGGAAAAGGTGGTCAATTGCACGGGGATCACGCACACCTACTGTGACCTTAGCGGCCTCATACACGACTACACCAGGGTCTATAAGGTCCAAGTTCAGCTGGTGGCGGGGCAAAGCTCATCAATatggataaagaaaaaaattctACTAAACACAA GCAACCTGCGGCCCCCCACCTTCACTGTATACCCTACATCCAGCTCTCTAACAGTTCATgtccacaaaaaaaacattttaagcaTACTCTTTCCTTACGGGGTCATCTACACCATTAATCTGGAGCAGAGAGGTGAAGACGAAAAG AATAAGTCCGAGCTGAAAGTGGTTGATCAGACCAGTGCCACTTTCGGGTCGCTGCGCCAGAAGGCTGAATACTGTGTGAGTGTCAAAGTGGAGGACAAGTCATCGAAAGCCAGAAGCCGCGTGTCCCCCAAACAATGTGTGGTGCTACCAGAGCAAG AATGGTACATAATTAAATGGACATCCCTCTCTATCCTGGCTATGCTCGTCTGTGCCTCCATTACTGCAGCCAGCTTCCTGTGTTACCTGAGACGTCCTGCGAAAACTCCCGCTGTGCTG AAAATGCCTGTGAGCAACTGGCTCCCGCTGTCTGTCGGAGAAGGGACTATGGAGGTGGTGACAGACAAAGGCTGGTTCCTCTCCAGCGACAGGCCAGAAGGGAAAAACCCTGTTGAGTTTCCAGTCACCAGTGAGACTCCAAAAGAAAcgaaggtggaggagaggaggacaagcTTGGACAGCGGAGTCAGTATGGAACCCAGCACTGTGGAGACCGGCCAAGGAAATTCTCCAGGGAGACATGACGACAGCGGGTGTGGGAGCTTGAGCGGATCAGACAGCTCCACCTCCAATCAGAGCGAGTGGAGGTCTCGCGACGGCAACGCTGGAATGGGaatggacagcagggtggacgtGGACTGCCAGCTCCATTTATCATCGATGAACCTGGAGGTACAGGACAGCACGTCGCCAAAGGCCACGCTCGTCTTCGGGAACTATCGCAGCCAGAGCCCTTCGGCTGCGACGATTGACGTCCGTGATAAGGTGTTCGAATCGACGCTATGTCACCCCATTTTAGCCGAAGTAGTGTCGGGCTACAGGGCTCCGCTTCAAGTGTGCCTCTGCTCTGGAGCAGGCCAGTGCACGTGGTGCCACAAACAGGGCCTCAGCGGAAGGGGGGTCATTGGACAGTACAGAGCTACGTGCACTGATAACGGACTGCACAGCTGCAAACAGGACTCTGTGGACTCTTGCAATGCAATGACATTTTTAAGTTATCCTCAAAAAACACATATGGACTCTTTTGCAGTGGAAGATATCTCAGCTTTTATCAGTCAGGAGAGTTTACCGATGCTAACAGCATTAGCATCACAAGACATTAATATGAACTTTTCCCTCTCGCTGTGTGATGTACAGATGGCAGCTGACTGA
- the tmprss13a gene encoding transmembrane protease serine 13a isoform X1, with protein MAKHDPDQLPPPYYSVAVHTQPPLKPYEEVVYGTGLGLDLNPATQPRYIPQYPPPVAAPHVALSNTPPSRKKRGCGNSNPRCYAGTGGVLLVACLLGLAIWLGVQFGTRLAVASLLDDDDDQRYENPPVSIDDSCSNNTVQCDAMKDCTLGSDETNCVRFAKNNSLQVRTSEDGRFLPVCYSGWDQSLARETCVALGFRNFYTANPIQSEASVSLTIDSKSSQFLQGRVTVSSSCPDQQTVSLQCLDCGLQRSTSRIIGGSMAQPGQWPWQLTLHFMGSHVCGGILISPDFVLTAAHCFPKSNKFSLFAENWKVYSGVVSLDKLPEPYSVERILLSESYNNQTNDHDVALLKLASPVVFDNNVQPACLPNFDQSFPPGTHCWTSGFGITEERSSDTSRSLMEVTVDIIGDSVCNSPSVYNNAITKNMLCAGHLGGGKDSCQGDSGGPLVCQEGDRWYVVGITSWGYGCGRENKPGVYTRVSSVLSWIYSRMQVRPTGGRYDSIFDSLVMSVVSSLSLCLSLLSYQSMEYLKGNSPGFCVEGRLQGCI; from the exons ATGGCAAAGCATGACCCA GACCAGCTCCCTCCTCCCTACTACTCTGTGGCCGTGCACACTCAGCCCCCCCTCAAGCCCTATGAGGAAGTGGTGTACGGCACAGGTTTGGGCTTGGACTTGAACCCTGCCACCCAGCCACGTTACATCCCCCAGTACCCGCCGCCTGTGGCCGCTCCCCATGTGGCACTGTCGAACACAC cTCCCAGCAGGAAAAAGAGGGGCTGTGGTAACAGCAACCCCAGGTGTTATGCAGGGACAGGAGGGGTCTTACTGGTGGCCTGTCTTCTGGGATTGGCTATCTGGCTTGGCG TACAATTTGGCACACGGCTGGCAGTGGCGTCTCTCCTGGACGACGACGACGACCAAAGGTACGAAAACCCTCCCGTATCCATTGATGACAGCTGTTCCAACAACACTGTGCAGTGCGACGCCATGAAAGATTGCACGCTGGGCTCAGATGAAACCAACTGCG TGAGGTTCGCAAAGAACAACAGTCTGCAAGTCAGGACATCTGAGGATGGCCGCTTTCTCCCGGTGTGCTACAGCGGGTGGGACCAGAGCTTGGCCAGAGAGACCTGCGTCGCACTGGGATTCAGAAA CTTCTACACTGCCAATCCAATTCAGTCCGAGGCTTCTGTTAGTTTAACCATCGACAGCAAGTCCTCCCAGTTCCTCCAGGGCAGGGTGACTGTCAG CTCTTCCTGTCCAGACCAGCAGACTGTGTCCCTGCAGTGCTTGG ACTGCGGGCTGCAGCGCTCCACATCCCGGATCATCGGGGGCAGCATGGCTCAGCCGGGTCAGTGGCCATGGCAGTTGACACTTCACTTCATGGGGTCCCACGTCTGCGGGGGGATTCTGATCTCCCCCGATTTTGTCCTGACGGCTGCTCACTGCTTCCCAAA AAGCAACAAGTTTTCCCTCTTTGCGGAAAACTGGAAGGTGTACAGCGGAGTGGTGTCGCTGGACAAGCTACCAGAGCCCTACAGCGTCGAGCGGATCCTCCTGAGCGAGAGCTACAACAACCAAACCAACGACCACGACGTTGCTCTGCTCAAACTGGCCTCTCCTGTTGTTTTTGACA ACAATGTTCAACCAGCATGTCTGCCAAACTTTGACCAGAGTTTTCCCCCTGGGACTCATTGCTGGACCTCAGGTTTTGGCATCACAGAAGAACGATCAA GTGACACTTCCAGAAGTCTAATGGAGGTGACTGTGGACATCATTGGTGATAGTGTGTGTAACAGCCCGAGCGTGTACAACAATGCCATCACCAAGAACATGCTCTGTGCTGGACACCTGGGCGGAGGAAAGGACTCCTGTCAG GGGGACAGCGGTGGACCTCTGGTGTGTCAGGAAGGCGATCGCTG GTATGTGGTGGGGATTACTAGCTGGGGGTATGGCTGCGGCCGAGAAAACAAGCCTGGCGTTTACACCCGAGTCAGTAGTGTTTTATCCTGGATTTACAGCAGGATGCAGGTGAGACCCACTGGAGGGAGATATGACAGCATCTTTGACTCTCTGGTGATGTCCGTGGTTTCATcattgtctctctgtctgtcccttcTAAGCTACCAAAGTATGGAATATCTTAAGGGGAATTCACCTGGTTTCTGTGTAGAAGGAAGACTCCAAGGATGCATTTAG
- the tmprss13a gene encoding transmembrane protease serine 13a isoform X2 produces the protein MAKHDPDQLPPPYYSVAVHTQPPLKPYEEVVYGTGLGLDLNPATQPRYIPQYPPPVAAPHVALSNTPPSRKKRGCGNSNPRCYAGTGGVLLVACLLGLAIWLGVQFGTRLAVASLLDDDDDQRYENPPVSIDDSCSNNTVQCDAMKDCTLGSDETNCVRFAKNNSLQVRTSEDGRFLPVCYSGWDQSLARETCVALGFRNFYTANPIQSEASVSLTIDSKSSQFLQGRVTVSSSCPDQQTVSLQCLDCGLQRSTSRIIGGSMAQPGQWPWQLTLHFMGSHVCGGILISPDFVLTAAHCFPKSNKFSLFAENWKVYSGVVSLDKLPEPYSVERILLSESYNNQTNDHDVALLKLASPVVFDNNVQPACLPNFDQSFPPGTHCWTSGFGITEERSSDTSRSLMEVTVDIIGDSVCNSPSVYNNAITKNMLCAGHLGGGKDSCQGDSGGPLVCQEGDRWYVVGITSWGYGCGRENKPGVYTRVSSVLSWIYSRMQLEKP, from the exons ATGGCAAAGCATGACCCA GACCAGCTCCCTCCTCCCTACTACTCTGTGGCCGTGCACACTCAGCCCCCCCTCAAGCCCTATGAGGAAGTGGTGTACGGCACAGGTTTGGGCTTGGACTTGAACCCTGCCACCCAGCCACGTTACATCCCCCAGTACCCGCCGCCTGTGGCCGCTCCCCATGTGGCACTGTCGAACACAC cTCCCAGCAGGAAAAAGAGGGGCTGTGGTAACAGCAACCCCAGGTGTTATGCAGGGACAGGAGGGGTCTTACTGGTGGCCTGTCTTCTGGGATTGGCTATCTGGCTTGGCG TACAATTTGGCACACGGCTGGCAGTGGCGTCTCTCCTGGACGACGACGACGACCAAAGGTACGAAAACCCTCCCGTATCCATTGATGACAGCTGTTCCAACAACACTGTGCAGTGCGACGCCATGAAAGATTGCACGCTGGGCTCAGATGAAACCAACTGCG TGAGGTTCGCAAAGAACAACAGTCTGCAAGTCAGGACATCTGAGGATGGCCGCTTTCTCCCGGTGTGCTACAGCGGGTGGGACCAGAGCTTGGCCAGAGAGACCTGCGTCGCACTGGGATTCAGAAA CTTCTACACTGCCAATCCAATTCAGTCCGAGGCTTCTGTTAGTTTAACCATCGACAGCAAGTCCTCCCAGTTCCTCCAGGGCAGGGTGACTGTCAG CTCTTCCTGTCCAGACCAGCAGACTGTGTCCCTGCAGTGCTTGG ACTGCGGGCTGCAGCGCTCCACATCCCGGATCATCGGGGGCAGCATGGCTCAGCCGGGTCAGTGGCCATGGCAGTTGACACTTCACTTCATGGGGTCCCACGTCTGCGGGGGGATTCTGATCTCCCCCGATTTTGTCCTGACGGCTGCTCACTGCTTCCCAAA AAGCAACAAGTTTTCCCTCTTTGCGGAAAACTGGAAGGTGTACAGCGGAGTGGTGTCGCTGGACAAGCTACCAGAGCCCTACAGCGTCGAGCGGATCCTCCTGAGCGAGAGCTACAACAACCAAACCAACGACCACGACGTTGCTCTGCTCAAACTGGCCTCTCCTGTTGTTTTTGACA ACAATGTTCAACCAGCATGTCTGCCAAACTTTGACCAGAGTTTTCCCCCTGGGACTCATTGCTGGACCTCAGGTTTTGGCATCACAGAAGAACGATCAA GTGACACTTCCAGAAGTCTAATGGAGGTGACTGTGGACATCATTGGTGATAGTGTGTGTAACAGCCCGAGCGTGTACAACAATGCCATCACCAAGAACATGCTCTGTGCTGGACACCTGGGCGGAGGAAAGGACTCCTGTCAG GGGGACAGCGGTGGACCTCTGGTGTGTCAGGAAGGCGATCGCTGGTATGTGGTGGGGATTACTAGCTGGGGGTATGGCTGCGGCCGAGAAAACAAGCCTGGCGTTTACACCCGAGTCAGTAGTGTTTTATCCTGGATTTACAGCAGGATGCAG CTAGAGAAGCCCTGA
- the fxyd6 gene encoding FXYD domain-containing ion transport regulator 6 isoform X1: MLIDHYIWNKNCVKLLDLFSYLFFCGWIFKARTVAMETIFLFLSSVLMVCVAAVADKSDPPDGEEKETNPFVYDYETLRIGGLGFAVVLFTLGILLILSRRCSCSIKQKPRAPADEEKEEENMIVPMAEVVAETSTEN, encoded by the exons ATGTTGATAGATCATTATATTTGGAACAAGAATTGCGTCAAATTGTtagatttattttcttatttatttttctgtggcTGGATTTTTAAAGCAAGAACAG ttgccatggaaactatTTTTCtattcctctcatctgtcctgaTGGTGTGTGTGGCTG CCGTTGCAGACAAGAGTGATCCCCCGG ATGGCGAAGAGAAAGAGACCAACCCATTTGTTTATG ATTACGAGACTCTGCGGATCGGGGGTCTGGGCTTTGCCGTGGTGCTCTTCACTCTGggcatcctcctcatcctca GTcggcgctgcagctgcagtaTCAAGCAGAAGCCCAG GGCCCCTGCAGAcgaggagaaagaagaagagaacatGATTGTCCCCATGG cgGAGGTGGTTGCAGAGACTTCCACAGAGAACTGA
- the fxyd6 gene encoding FXYD domain-containing ion transport regulator 6 isoform X2, which translates to MSLLRYYRPPGSALSTGSTVAMETIFLFLSSVLMVCVAAVADKSDPPDGEEKETNPFVYDYETLRIGGLGFAVVLFTLGILLILSRRCSCSIKQKPRAPADEEKEEENMIVPMAEVVAETSTEN; encoded by the exons ATGTCACTCCTGCGTTACTACCGGCCCCCCGGCTCCGCTCTGTCCACAGGATCCACAG ttgccatggaaactatTTTTCtattcctctcatctgtcctgaTGGTGTGTGTGGCTG CCGTTGCAGACAAGAGTGATCCCCCGG ATGGCGAAGAGAAAGAGACCAACCCATTTGTTTATG ATTACGAGACTCTGCGGATCGGGGGTCTGGGCTTTGCCGTGGTGCTCTTCACTCTGggcatcctcctcatcctca GTcggcgctgcagctgcagtaTCAAGCAGAAGCCCAG GGCCCCTGCAGAcgaggagaaagaagaagagaacatGATTGTCCCCATGG cgGAGGTGGTTGCAGAGACTTCCACAGAGAACTGA
- the fxyd6 gene encoding FXYD domain-containing ion transport regulator 6 isoform X3, which translates to MHADSRVAMETIFLFLSSVLMVCVAAVADKSDPPDGEEKETNPFVYDYETLRIGGLGFAVVLFTLGILLILSRRCSCSIKQKPRAPADEEKEEENMIVPMAEVVAETSTEN; encoded by the exons ATGCACGCAGACAGTCGAG ttgccatggaaactatTTTTCtattcctctcatctgtcctgaTGGTGTGTGTGGCTG CCGTTGCAGACAAGAGTGATCCCCCGG ATGGCGAAGAGAAAGAGACCAACCCATTTGTTTATG ATTACGAGACTCTGCGGATCGGGGGTCTGGGCTTTGCCGTGGTGCTCTTCACTCTGggcatcctcctcatcctca GTcggcgctgcagctgcagtaTCAAGCAGAAGCCCAG GGCCCCTGCAGAcgaggagaaagaagaagagaacatGATTGTCCCCATGG cgGAGGTGGTTGCAGAGACTTCCACAGAGAACTGA